GTCTTTCTGAATTACATTTCCAAACATAAGATAACGGTTTTAACTTGTGGTATTTGTAGAATACTAGCCAAGTGTTTGAGATTGACTCAAGGTTAGTTTTTCAGCTTTTTCCACACCCCAGGGGTATACCCACTTTCCAAATGAGATCTCTGTTGCATGTGTGATGTTTGTTTTGTCAAACGAGATTTAATCCTAGAAGACACCTAACTAGGTCGTGAATTATAgaaattgcaacaacaaaaaaagaaacactaCAATTTCATGAAAATAATACTTTGTATGCCACCGGAGGTTAGATACCAAAACACTGTCAACGTACTGTTCCGGACACTCTCTCAAGATACGGGATGAGCTTCTGAAGTTCTTTGTCCTCCTTATCCCCAGACCAGCTCTTGATGGGAAGCATATTCATCAGCTGCAGAAATAAAGCAGGAAGTTTAATAAAACTCCACTCTGCttctaaagaaaaaaaaatatagaaaaaaaatATGCATCGTATAATTaagtgaacaacatcacagtaaACACACATGGTAGGGGTATGTGTGTGGAGCATTGTCCAAAACCACCGTTTTAGCAAGGTCCCTCTTAAGTACGCCCAAATCCTTGACATAGTGCCCAAGAACACAGGTACAGTCCTGTTGATACAAACGGTGTCTACAAAAGAAGATATCAGTTATGTACATGATATAAACAGTGTCTACAAAAGGAGATATCAGTTATACACATTTAAAGTACAACCTTATCAACTGAAATCTATTCCGCAAATTATTCAAAGTAGATGAGATTGTCAGCCTGTCTCTGGTACACAGAACTCTGCAGCTGCAatatcactaaaacaatacagcaaAACAAGCATGGCAAAAGGACAGCAaccaaagtaaaaaaaatgttacTTCTCATACCGAAACAGCCTTCTTTTCGGGTCCAAGATGTCCAGTATTTTCTCTGCATATTCTTTCTTTGCAGATGTATAAACAAACATCTGCGAAAAACACATTTGAGTCATTCAATTAACTGGCTTCTTAACAATAAACATATTACACATAAATGGGGGAAAGTTAAACATGTAgctaaaataaaaacaaatggcTACTGCACACATAACAACAACTTGAAAACATACCTCAAAATGTTTTGTCATGGCTTCCAGAAATTCTTTCACATGTGGTCGTAGAATCATGTAGACCTATTGAGGTAAGAAAATTAAAATATTACAATATTTTATGTTACTGTCATTAGACAGACATTCGtcctattaaaaaaaaataaacactggTCATTCAAGCAAATATTAAAAGCCCTTTTCACTGCCTTCCTGAGGCCTTAGAAGTCTGAAATGAACAGATTGATTCACTAACTTTGTAATGATTGTCCTGGAAACATGTGCGAAAGGTGTACTCTGCATCCTCAATCCGgttcagagagctgtacatgagcGTTTCATCCTAGAACAAAAAATGTCCAAGCAATTGGTACCCCATAGTGTTTAATTTTGATGGAATGATAATATAACTTGGTAATCATCATGGAAATACAACCAATACATTAATATACTAAGTAAATATCAGACTGTAAACTAGACCCgcctaaaaatatatattatacttTGCATGGGAATTACAAAAGTAAATGCTTTGATTAGTCACTAACCTCAAAGGTAAACCCAACACTCACCAGATCTAAAACTAGAGTGGCTTGGGGCGTACTCCTCGTCTTAGGCGGGATGTCTCGTATGCACGGTTTGGACTGCTGGGATTTGGATGGAATGTTCTTGATGAAGGTAAAGCTAAATACCACAATGCAATGGATTCATTACTTTCAGGAAAAGGGAGTCCTTGAGAACCACAGACATTAGGAAAGCAAGTATGGGCAGTGGATTATTTCAGCAGAAGTGCATCACAAACCAGGAACAATTATGTTGGCCAGGCTGGCCAGCTTACTTTAGATGCCCAGCTGTTGATTATCTTATCAGAGTTATTTTACACCAATGGATGGTTTGCTGGTAACTCTTTGATCCTGCATTATGACATAGCCCCAAGATGATCCTGAGGTGATCTAATTCGTCAAGTAGACACATTGTATTTCATAATATGTTATGGCATGCAGCCTTATAATCGTATTCCAAAGAACCAAGAACAAAAAAACGGAAGAACCCACGGGCTGAAAACGTCATCATTGTCCTCATCTCCAGTGAGAAGGCTGATGGAACCATAGccaaacacacactgctctggGCTCATCACATCACCACTGCTGGGGGTTCTCGCATCTGAATagatgaaaaaaaaaacaccaaaAAAAACAGCCTTGATTCAAATGAATAAGACTCATTCACCCTGGACCAATTGAGCCATTACTGTGCTGACCTCATCTACTCTAGCCTCAATAATCACATGCAAGTCCTTGCTAGCCTATACAGTAGTTTGTTTATTAGAAACCGAAAGTGACAGTTTCTCTATAAACAAATAGGCCTACCCAATGGACTCAGGAAAGTGCCAAACCATGATGGCATATTCTCCAAGACAGAAGAATGTCTGTTCTACACAATACAGTTCTATCTGAACACAAACACTGCACACCCATGAATTAGCCCCTGGCCTTCCAAGCAGGCTACCCTACTTGTAAAATACATACaaaagccaaacacacacacactcgggatTGCTTACTAAATAGTGTGCAAGTACACCATTTCAAACATAGCCCATCCAATCCACCTTTGATGTACTTACTTTCCTTGGTAGGTGTGAGGAACCGGACCATGGGGGAGTAGATATTTCGCACAGTGGAattgaggggagaggaggggtttagCTCGGACAGCACCCGGTGATGGTGCACATTAACGGGGGTCTTGAAGCCCAGATCTAGAAATTAATACAGAATGATTGTCAGTATTTAGTTTCCATCTTGAAATAAACAACAATAGAGCAATTGCATTCACCAAAATAAATGGGTACCTTCTCTGTCTTCATAGGCAGGGGCTGCCACCCTTTTCCTCCCACGCCCTTGTACAAGAGGGCGCTTTGTAGCTGTGGGGATATCATCATCAGGGTAGAGTGACTGGTTATCTGGCTGTTGTACATCTTCATCCTACACACACAAAATATCATTGTGACAGTCTGAAAAAGTAGCTAAAAGCTCACATAAAAAGGATCAGAATTACCCCCACCAACTGTATGTCAGTAAAGTATTGGGCACTAGTATAACAACTTGCAAGTTGTCTCACATACAGGCTGACCCAAACCTTGATCAAAAAAGgctttatccaaagcgacttacagtcatgcatacaTACATTGTATGTACAGGCGGTCCTGGGAaacgaacccactatcctggagtTCCAAGCACCACAATCTACCAACTGACCTACTAATGACCACATTATTATGAGTCTTTGTCCTATGGAGGATTCAATTCAATCAAGTGTGTATACTGACATTTAACAACATCTAGCTACAGTGATAGTAAAAACAGAGCGCATGGCGACATAGATACTAGTTCAAGTCCCTCCCCCTCGACCTACTTGTGATGGGTAATCTGTATCCTCTCTGCCAGACACTACATCCGTGGAGCTATTTCAGGCGAAATGCAAGACATGCCTACCTGCCTGTATCAACATGAGTTGATGATAAAACCAGTGTGATGTTAAACAAAAAACATGGGTCACCGTTTTATATTACGGACAGGTTATGTTCAGTTATTATAAATGAGATAAAATATTGCATATATAGTTTTGGGTAAGAACGACAAATACATTCAGGGTGGCCAACTGGTCAGTTGGAACTGTGAACAAGAACCCATTGCAACATTGTCCGTTGTAGTTAGCCAGTTTTGCCAGCGAGTGAGGATAAACTCTTTTCACGCCTCTTCGTTACATCTACAACCGGAATTAATTTTTTCGTagtaggttaggagaatttatGCAGCAGGTTGAGAATGAACATATTCAGCTTATGATAATTAACGTGTTAGGTTAGGAAAAAGGTTAGGGCTAGCGAAAATGTTCTCATAACCTGCCATGAAAATCACTTCCAGTCGTAGCTGTATCGAAGCAGCGTGAAAATAGTGTCCTAGCGACTAAGAGCATTTTTCTAGTTAACTATTACAACATCATTGTTTACGGTTGTCAAatcggctagctagttagcaagcgATTGTGAATTCGGCTAGCAATTTTGTTTAAGCCAACGATAATGCGTAATACGCATTCAAAAGTCAGCTTATTCCAAGATATTTGGTCAAAACAAGCTCATCGATTTACCTTTTCCGGAGTTACGCTCTGAGCCGCTCTCTTCGAGGACCGCCGACCGTTAAACGGTGCTGATGAAGGGTCAGCAATACTTCGAGACCGAAGTCTCATCTTCACAAAATGAAATGTTGTACACGGACAATAATCCTTGTACCTACTAAAAAAAGTCGAGGACAGATCAGTTCCTGTTTGTGGTTGCTTTTCGTCCTTTATTCCATTCGTTTTCGTGCTGTTTAGTTTCTGTTCATTTAAATCTACCGGGAAGGTCTACTGCTGTAGCTAGCTGTAATCAAGGGGCGGTGCTTTTGAAAAAAACAGTCAACGTGATACCCATGTCACGTTGCAGCTGGTAGCCTGGTGGTGGCAGACCATTTCTAGATAGGGGAATAATAGTCATATTCTATTCATATTCCATTTGTATGGCTTTTTGTTTACAGTTAACTCCCGATGTTTTATTGTTTTGTGGATGAATAGATGGTGTATGACAAAGTGTAAACTTTCGAGGTGTATTTTTGCGAACCATTGGTATACCTAAAATGTTTTGTAAAAATTGAGTAACAATGTACATAATGTACATCAGTAATAAGACAAGGTTCAATACAAAATACAATAAAACACACCCATTTTATTTAAGATTGTATACTTATGTTTTTTCCCCCATTTAAAATCCAGGCAGATAGGCCTACATCAGATAAATCATGTCTTAAACTTTTCCAATGTAAAGGCTGATGGATAACAATTTACAAATGTGTTTAAAGATATAGAATGTAATCTTTCCAGGTTTAACCATGCCATTCAGTTGATACCAACATTCAATGTAATCTGTTCTAAAGAAACCCTGAAACATTCATTGTCTCTTTGTGCTGAAGTATTTATCAATGCAATTGTGGTGTAAAACCTCAGCTGACATTCtaagaaaatgttatatttatttatatccaaaatgaatgtattcacacaaacacattgattaAATAGGCAAGAATCGTTCTTCACCCCTCAGAAAAAAGCATTAAAAAGAGATCACACGTTCTAAAAAGCGTGTTGTTGATCTGTTGTTTGGGCACTACACCTTGCTAAAAACTGGTCACTGAAGAGGCACAAAATGCCACCCCTGAACTTCACTTGTTTCCTTGTATTTTGGGAAACATCCCATTCAGTGGAAAAAAGGTTCATCATAGAAAATATTGAGAATAAATATCACACATGCACAAAACGGACTGAAAATTACTTTTGTGCCTGTACCTATAAGAAGTAGTTGTAGGCTGCAGCAATAGTGTTTCAATATAGCAGTTTGTTGCCTAGGGGTAAAACCGACCAAAATGCAAAAGTGCAACATGAAAAATAATCTGTAACAccaatgaagagaaagagagaaatacaaaGCGCAACACCATGTGCACACACTAACCTGTAACTTTAGCCCTAGCAGGGATACATCCATAAAAACTGGAGGTAGAAGTATATTCCTGAGAAGTAGAAGAAAAAAGCCTCATTTATATTCTAAATTTCCAAGTACTGCACATGACAACAAAATAGTTAACAAAATCAACCCAGCGGTTCCCCAAATCACAATATTATTATCATTAATATAATAACTATTGTTATTAATATCATGATAATAAATGTCATCAGctgtaaatgtaatgtctgtgctaGGTTGCTATatcatatttttttaaagaaaacgtCAATGTAAAAACAAAGTAATATAATCTAGAGCCATCCAAAGAATTTTCAGAAGTGTATAATTACTTTTCAGAAGTGTATAATTACTTTTCAGAAGTGCTATAATTACAAGATTTCTTATGCTGTGACAATTCTATGAATTAACCTGTAAATAGAACTATATGTTTTCATTCACAATAacattgtattttatttcatcttCACATATGTTTTGGTTGTCCCAGCCATGTACAATCTACCAAACAGATAGCTAAAGCAAGTGGTATGTCTTATAATGTCTTAAGGCTGAACATTCATGGAAAGATTCTGATGAGAATCTCTCTAAAATCTAAAGGATATAGAATAGAAATCTATAAGCAAGCCTCTTCCATGATAAGTAGGTCTCCTAACTTCTGTTGAGATGAAGAAATGATAGAATTCTCCTCAAAATCAAGTTGAAATCTAAACTGTGGGCCTTGCAATCAAATAGAAACAGAGTAAAGGCAGAGATTAGGCCTACCACGGAAGCTATGAACAGCTATGCATCCCAAACTGTATCTGATTGTGTGCTGTAACAAATAAATCCACTAGGAGGCAGCATCACCAAGGCATAAAGTCAGTATTGCTGACAGAGGCTTCCCTGGTCTCATTGCATGTTGCCAAAACAATCCAAAGGGATTGTCATCAATTATGATAAATAAATTATTAACGGCGTTAGACCAGGAGTGGGGAAACTTTTTGGCTCGAGGGCCACATCGGGATTTTCAAATTCAACGGAGGGCTGCATTTTTGGGGGGACCAAATGTTTATTAAAATCAATttgtggggcctcccgagtggcgcagtggtctaaggcactgcatcgccgtgtttgaggcgtcactacagacccgggttcgatcccaggctgtgtcacagctggcctaCATTGAGGTCAAATGGATCTGCAGGAAAAAAGACCATGAGGTATACAATGTGTGTAACATCTCCTTATTGTTACTACAATAAAGTCAAAATCGACCTTCCCTGAGGATTCTGAAAAGTACCGAGTGTGAATCGATGCGGTTTCTTGAAGATACAGAAACAGCCTTCCGTCAgattctcctctccaccctctcagggctgcgCGTCTCAAACTCTTGGGACTGCTTCCTACCTGGCAggctgctcctaccaggtgacgtggagaggatctgtgtcagcaccatgtactctcactactggcatgacccagggctctgttctaggccctctcctcttctctctcactcagcTCCGtcagagggcctagaacagagccctgggtcatgccagtagtgagagtacatggtgctgacacagatcctctccacgtcacctggtaggagcagccTGCCAGGTAGGAAGCAGTCCCAAGAGTTTGAGACGCGCAGCcctgagagagtggagaggagaatcTGACAGAAGGCTGTGGTCTCTCCCCTCACTGCGATgcagatgacactcaactactatTTCCTTCTCCCCTTCTGACACCTAGGTGGCAACACATATCTCTGCCTGcttggcagatatctcagcttggatttcggcccaccacctcaagctcaacaaaatggagctgctcttcctcccggtgaAGGTCTGCCCGCTCCAAGACCTGTCCATCCCAGTTGGCATCTCCatggtgtccccctcccagagtgcaaagaaccttggctcagcccagtccaagctcttctctgtcctggcaccccaatggtggaacaagtttctccctgaagctaggacagcagagtccctgcccatcttctgcaAACATCTGAAACACATTACCTTTTCCCCCCTTGCTAGCTCTGacttgctgatagctactttatttaggaaaaatgtacttactgtgatatgtggttatcccacctagctatcttaagatgaatacaCCTTAGCAGTTAAAATGCAAATATCTCTGAGAGCTGCAAATCAATGGATATCTGATCgaaatttatatttttttaaatgagaaGATGCTCGGATGGGGATGCTTGCCTTGGGGACAAAGTGGTAAAAATATCAAATTGAAGAGCAGTGCTGACCCAAAAGTCAGGAATTGATTGGGTGTTTCCACCCATCCTTTAAACCATAACACAGCTCTATGTTATCGTTAGCCATTTATTGGGATAATAATTGGCTATGACTTTTATTATTCTCTGAGAGAGCTTTTCCCCCCAGGGTCTAGCTGGCGAGGACAGACTCCTTCATACGCTTCAGTGAAAATTGTTTAATAGAACAACCATTGTTGTGTTGCTACAGGAGCATGATTACTCTGCAACTGTGttatatacaaaaaaaaactgTACTTCTGATAATTGAAATTAAGTAAAGCAAATGCCAGCAGGTGAAACAGATATCTGTCAATCCCACAGTATTCTTTGTAACATCTTCTATTGTCATTAAACTGGCCTCCTCTGACTCCTCAACAGATTGAAGATAATGGTATAGCTGTGAATATAAGAAGCACTTGGATATAAGCAGCACTATATAATGCAAGCATGTAGCTAAATTCATTAATGCTTTGTCGTTATGAAGATTTCACATATCAAGGTGTAGGCACTCTTGAGACATTATGATGACAAGCTTCTAAATAGAGTCACTTCCAGCCCCAAACCTTAGTTTTAAAGGCGCACAACGGCAGAGCTAAGAATTCTTGCACATATCAATCCCTACCCTGTGTCATCTCAGAGTGATCAACCATTAAACTAAAAGCTTTAAGTAGAGTGAAGATGATCCCACTTCTTATAAAAGGACAGAGTACCCTGGGTAATTGATGAGACAACCTGATAGAAAACTAAATTCTACATGAAAATCAAAAAAATATGGTTGAAATGTGTCatgagagaaacaaacactcaaaccagGAAATACGTTTGTATAATGTGTGGCTATGACTGAAACATATAGCAGTTAAATACAATGATATTGTTTCACAGCAATCTGGCGGACACCTGAGAAAAACCTGCACATATTCTAAAGCCCAATGAGCATTAAGAATTCCTGTGACTTCTACTAGAAAAAAATGCAAGACAAAACCTGTGTCTGAGCAATTAATAGAAAATCTCAGCAAAGATTGATTTGTTTCCGACCGCATCCTGCAAACGTAAAAGAGGAATTCTATAACATGAGGTCACAATGATACTTTGTTATACCCTGAAGAAATAACATACTTTAAAGCTTTTCTACTTAAAATACAAGAAATGTAAAATGCTTTATAGAAtcctaaatatatattttttgcaatgAGTATAttgttagtgatgatgatgataataataacaatgaGGAGAATGATAATGTTACAAACAACTTATTTTTCCTCTTGAGAAGAAGCTTCATTGTCAGTCAGTAGCTGTGTTAAATGTTTAAACAGTGCATTACCCTTCCAATGTATTCTTTTTCTTTTGTTCTCAGATAATCTGTACATTTATGTAGAAATAAATTATTCATAGGCTGTGCAAATATCTATCATATACTGGCTCCTTGTTGGGTTATTCAAACTTATTTA
The Salmo salar chromosome ssa16, Ssal_v3.1, whole genome shotgun sequence DNA segment above includes these coding regions:
- the ctdspl3 gene encoding CTD small phosphatase-like protein 3 isoform X1, with translation MRLRSRSIADPSSAPFNGRRSSKRAAQSVTPEKDEDVQQPDNQSLYPDDDIPTATKRPLVQGRGRKRVAAPAYEDREDLGFKTPVNVHHHRVLSELNPSSPLNSTVRNIYSPMVRFLTPTKENARTPSSGDVMSPEQCVFGYGSISLLTGDEDNDDVFSPFTFIKNIPSKSQQSKPCIRDIPPKTRSTPQATLVLDLVSVGFTFEDETLMYSSLNRIEDAEYTFRTCFQDNHYKVYMILRPHVKEFLEAMTKHFEMFVYTSAKKEYAEKILDILDPKRRLFRHRLYQQDCTCVLGHYVKDLGVLKRDLAKTVVLDNAPHTYPYHLMNMLPIKSWSGDKEDKELQKLIPYLERVSGTDDCREVLKRRTDHFHRLLSED
- the ctdspl3 gene encoding CTD small phosphatase-like protein 3 isoform X2, with product MRLRSRSIADPSSAPFNGRRSSKRAAQSVTPEKDEDVQQPDNQSLYPDDDIPTATKRPLVQGRGRKRVAAPAYEDREDLGFKTPVNVHHHRVLSELNPSSPLNSTVRNIYSPMVRFLTPTKENARTPSSGDVMSPEQCVFGYGSISLLTGDEDNDDVFSPFTFIKNIPSKSQQSKPCIRDIPPKTRSTPQATLVLDLDETLMYSSLNRIEDAEYTFRTCFQDNHYKVYMILRPHVKEFLEAMTKHFEMFVYTSAKKEYAEKILDILDPKRRLFRHRLYQQDCTCVLGHYVKDLGVLKRDLAKTVVLDNAPHTYPYHLMNMLPIKSWSGDKEDKELQKLIPYLERVSGTDDCREVLKRRTDHFHRLLSED
- the ctdspl3 gene encoding CTD small phosphatase-like protein 3 isoform X3, producing the protein MYVCMTDEDVQQPDNQSLYPDDDIPTATKRPLVQGRGRKRVAAPAYEDREDLGFKTPVNVHHHRVLSELNPSSPLNSTVRNIYSPMVRFLTPTKENARTPSSGDVMSPEQCVFGYGSISLLTGDEDNDDVFSPFTFIKNIPSKSQQSKPCIRDIPPKTRSTPQATLVLDLVSVGFTFEDETLMYSSLNRIEDAEYTFRTCFQDNHYKVYMILRPHVKEFLEAMTKHFEMFVYTSAKKEYAEKILDILDPKRRLFRHRLYQQDCTCVLGHYVKDLGVLKRDLAKTVVLDNAPHTYPYHLMNMLPIKSWSGDKEDKELQKLIPYLERVSGTDDCREVLKRRTDHFHRLLSED